One Halosolutus gelatinilyticus genomic window carries:
- a CDS encoding PH domain-containing protein encodes MGLFGSNSDEQIPTEYKCSPQGDYVTAARLGKIEDILDEGESVHYITRGGTIDVEGSSAGTSLFGDDRSRKSGTKGYVRAAITDQRIAIKIPQWLGSDERSVPYRNITSVDLDTGLVNKRLSLQTPGQTYHIQVTEPGKDETREIVRFIREKMEETSQPETVVAESEPDPLDQLEKLKELHDKGVVSDEEFKEKKQALLDQI; translated from the coding sequence ATGGGATTGTTTGGATCCAATTCAGACGAGCAGATTCCTACTGAATACAAATGTAGTCCACAGGGAGACTACGTGACCGCTGCCCGATTAGGAAAGATTGAAGATATTCTTGACGAGGGAGAGTCCGTTCATTACATTACACGAGGAGGAACAATTGATGTCGAAGGGTCATCGGCAGGGACATCTCTATTTGGAGACGACCGATCGCGAAAGAGCGGAACCAAAGGCTACGTCCGAGCTGCAATCACTGATCAACGAATAGCAATAAAGATTCCACAGTGGTTAGGGAGCGATGAGCGGTCGGTTCCATATCGGAACATCACTAGTGTTGATCTCGATACTGGGCTCGTAAACAAGCGACTATCGTTGCAAACGCCTGGTCAAACTTACCACATTCAAGTTACAGAGCCTGGTAAAGATGAAACACGAGAAATTGTTCGCTTCATTCGCGAAAAAATGGAAGAAACCAGCCAACCCGAGACTGTGGTGGCTGAATCAGAACCTGATCCGCTTGATCAACTGGAAAAGCTCAAAGAGTTACATGATAAGGGTGTAGTCAGTGACGAAGAGTTCAAAGAGAAAAAACAAGCGTTACTTGATCAGATTTAA
- a CDS encoding orc1/cdc6 family replication initiation protein translates to MALFERSEDIFEDENVLHDDYQPQSLEERDNELDQYTGYLQPVINGSQPRNIFLYGKTGVGKTAATKYLLHHLEEDAEQYDDVDVTTIYLNCEDLTSSYRVAVALVNSLRDPTNQISRTGYPLNAVYEMLWEELDSIGGSVLIVLDEVDYIGDDDSILYQLPRARSNDKIENARVGIIGISNDFKFRDKLDPRVEDTLCERELHFPPYDATDLKNILERRADRAFESGVLDGDVVPLCAAFAAQDKGSARQALDLLLEAGDLARRQNDQTVTEDHVREAKQLLEKQRIEESMKDLTSHGHLALLAVVSCTVANQEDVPLQKQTIYEQYQDLATATDRDPLGGRAFHNHLAELSMLGVLERTKRNEGRAGGIYYEYEVDVPLDAALSTFEHLHMSEELDLDSLRKNARKNGLI, encoded by the coding sequence ATGGCTCTCTTCGAGCGAAGTGAAGATATCTTCGAGGACGAGAACGTCCTTCATGATGATTATCAACCTCAATCGCTCGAAGAACGTGATAACGAACTCGATCAATACACTGGGTACCTCCAACCCGTTATCAACGGATCCCAGCCTCGGAACATCTTTCTCTACGGGAAAACTGGTGTCGGAAAGACAGCTGCTACGAAGTACCTTCTCCACCATCTCGAGGAAGATGCCGAGCAATACGACGATGTAGACGTTACAACAATCTATCTTAACTGTGAGGACCTCACTAGCAGCTACCGGGTTGCAGTTGCCTTGGTCAATAGTCTTCGTGATCCGACTAACCAGATCAGTCGGACCGGATATCCGTTGAACGCGGTTTACGAAATGCTCTGGGAGGAACTTGACTCGATCGGCGGAAGCGTCCTAATCGTCCTTGACGAGGTCGATTATATCGGTGACGACGACTCGATTCTTTATCAACTTCCGCGCGCTCGGAGTAACGACAAGATTGAGAATGCTCGCGTCGGAATCATTGGGATCAGCAACGATTTCAAGTTCCGTGATAAGCTCGATCCTCGCGTGGAAGACACGCTCTGTGAACGGGAACTTCACTTCCCACCGTACGATGCTACCGATCTGAAAAATATCCTTGAACGCCGGGCCGATCGTGCATTCGAATCCGGTGTCCTCGATGGTGATGTAGTCCCGTTGTGTGCCGCTTTCGCCGCCCAAGATAAGGGGAGTGCACGGCAAGCGCTTGATCTCCTCCTCGAAGCTGGTGATCTCGCTCGTCGTCAGAACGATCAGACGGTTACTGAAGATCATGTCCGAGAGGCAAAGCAACTGCTTGAGAAGCAGCGGATCGAAGAGTCGATGAAGGATCTGACCTCGCATGGTCATCTTGCGCTCTTGGCCGTCGTCTCGTGTACGGTTGCAAATCAGGAGGACGTCCCCTTACAGAAACAAACGATATACGAACAGTACCAAGATCTGGCGACCGCAACAGATCGCGATCCGCTCGGTGGCCGTGCATTCCACAACCATCTCGCCGAGCTATCCATGCTCGGTGTTCTCGAGCGGACCAAACGAAACGAGGGTCGGGCTGGGGGGATCTACTACGAGTACGAGGTCGATGTTCCTCTCGATGCAGCACTCTCTACCTTCGAGCATTTGCACATGAGTGAAGAACTGGACTTGGACTCGTTACGCAAGAACGCTCGGAAAAATGGGCTGATTTGA